GCTTCTTCCTATCTCCTTCTCAAGTattaacaatactaaaaatcaaatcttacatatttaatttacaCATTAATTATTACAACTCACATCTAACTTTATTTTATTGACTTTAAACATTACCGTGTGAacttttttatcttattttaataagttaaatataaaaatagtaaatgaaTGTATCACTAAGCCTAACCAATTCAAAAGTTGTAAACTAATTCACTTTTTCATATGATAATGTCCTGAACCTTTCTTGTATCAAGTATGGATATAGGAGCAaatgtattttttgaattttattacttattaaatACATCTAAAACAAAACTCACAAGGAAAATGACAACCTATACAATAGAATAAGTAAGAATTTATGAGTTATGACAAGAAGCTAGGGTGAAAAGTTTTTAATGCCACTCTCAAGTTGCTAGATCTAAACCATCCATAACATCCAATATGTTTGAATGGGGATGCTTCAAAAGTTTTCTTGCCCTAAAACTCCTATCAGGAGAGTTCCCAGTACTCCTGCTTAATGCCCAAACTTTGATCCCTTTGCTTTTGCCTAAAGGAAGTTCTTGGCTTTTGCTAACACCCGGAATCAATCTCCTTGCAGTCACCTTGTTTAATaagtttctttcttcttcacaaagTTCAATCCTCTGGACTTTAGTACCATCTTCGAGGGAAAGAAACCGCTGCATCTTAGAGTGAAAAACAAAGCCTTTATAAGTCGGAGACCGAACTGGCTTTGGCTTGAAGCTCTGATCTCTTTGTTTTGCTAAGCTGGTCAGATGATGGAGCCATGTCACCAATTCAAGGATGTATGCATCTGTCTTCTGTTTATTTGCATGATGAAGTGTCTGAAGGCGGGTCAGAGTAATATTTGCGGCTCCACCTTTCCCAAATTCAATGCTGTGGAAAAAGAACAAACAACCAGGAAATCTCATATTTATGATGTAATACCAGTGATTCAATGAACTTTTACATTGCATTGCATATGACCATGTGCACATAGAGATGATAAAGAGAAGCCTTGACTAACCCAGTGTTTGCCCATTCTCCAACCCATCCAAAACCTTGATGTGCTCTGTTGCAATAAATTACAGCAAAAGGAAAACATGGAAACAAACATTACTTAGGAAATGACATCAATAAGACAATAAGTTTTTGCAAGCATTTTAGTTTTAGCATACTTGGTTGTGTTTGTGGCAACCGGAACAAGCCACTGTAGTGTCTTTTCCATCTCATCCTTAACCTGTGAAATTGAGCGCTGTAGGAAAAAGCAAGGAATCAAGAATAATGTTAATCAGGAACTTAGGGTAACAAATAACCTCAAGCCAAATGATGctggaaaggaaaaaagaaatgaattaaAGAAATGAAGATCAAAGTCTGTTTAAACAATACCTCTTCCTTGGTGTCAGTGGACTGTAACCTGGACCTTAAAGATGTCTTAACACTGGGTGGCAACCCACGGTATAATGTGTCCCTGATATTAGGTGGAAGGTAGGCTGGGCGAGCTGCCTATAACATATAAATCCAATTTAAACAAATGCGATATTTAAGTGTGCAAATAATAAAGCAGAAATGAGGAAATGGAGAAGGACTTACAATGTTATCAATCTGATGAATTACATTAGCATAGTGTAGTGCAAGTCCAGCAGCACCTAAACTTTGAGGATTTTCAGTGGTCTCCTTTGTAACTGACGCCGGTACTGTAACATGTCGAAGATTATATTGTTAACGTTGTCAACTGACATAGCCATCACTAATACTTTGATAGTAGTCGGGTCTATATGATTACCTCCAAAGGCTTCAGAGATTGCTTGATGCATGTAAGTAACAATATCCACAAACTTCTCTACGAcctgaaacaaaacaaaatttatttcatatgcataatCCAAAAAGCAAAATAGATTCCATAGCATTTCAGACCATTGCGAGTGTTAACAGTCATAAAAATCAGACATGATTAACATTGAAAAAAAGGCAGTAGTGAATCAAACATAACAGTCATGAACAACAGAATATTTAAGGGTTACAGTTCCACTGAGAACTCTGAAAATATCAGTTCAACTCATAGTTATATACCTCTTCCAAGGTTCTAGACCAaagtgttttctttttcaaactctTGACAAGCTTTCTTTGTTGTTTTAACTCACTTTGTAAAATCATGAGACTTTGTCCTACAATTCAAAAGAATGAGCTGTTAATACAACAACTGCAATCCAGGTTAGCAGCTCCCTGGCTAATATCAGAAACACAGAAATAATAGGAAGCTGTTAACAAGAGAAATTCGACCACTCTGAAGTTAGCATATTTAAATCATTTGGATGGTGTACAAATGTTGAAACAAAATTGGAAATGGATCAAATGTCTGCATACATAAAAGAAAGCTCTGGAAAGAGAAACCGATTGTCTAAGCCTAACCTCTTTTAGGGAGATTTAAGGACTCCGCTTCTTCCAGCTTTCGCTTAACCTCTAGTTCAAATCTTCCCAGATCATTCAATTCGTGGTACAATTCCTACATATGTAATTATACGTTAAATTCTCGGTGGACAATTCACGTAAtaagaaattttcaaaaccagAAACCAATATACAGCTATAAATCATTCCCATAGATGAATAACTCTGATATCACAGCTTTAACATAATACACGATGCAGGATAATATCTCAAAGGTATCAGACAGGCTTCCTAAAAATGAGATACTCAAGGTCCCATTTACGTGGCAAAGCTTTATTGCAAACAAGAAAGTTAAACATTCTGTCATGTAGAATATATCATGGCACTCCAAAACATTCATACAAGACAACGAAAGCATCTAAAAGTCCTAATGCATGGAATAGGAAAAACATAAAAGGTAGAGAGGCAAAGCTAACAATTAAAAGGAGGATAAACTTACAGAGGTATACTGAGCAAGAGAAGTTAGTTCTTGCATTGTCTGCTCTGCATCAGCTCTAGCTTGTTTATGAAGTGAATTGCCTACATCCAGTCTGACAGATAATGACAGTAGCAAGAGATATATTTCTCTGTCAGTAAACATCAGAGCATTGCAAGCTGAAGTAATGCTACCAAAAGAAACTATCTTACTTTGAAAAGAATCGGCCGAGGTTGTGCCATTGTGGATCTTTACATCGATCTCCGAACCTTATTACTTCACGCGAAAAAATATCCAATTCATCCCTAGAATTCCCAAACGATTGAGTGTTATGAAAAGAGACCAAAGAGCAAGAACTAACATatagagaaaaagaaaccatTTTCTCTAACAAGTAACCTACCTCTTGTCAGCTGCTGCAATACTTTGCAGCTCATTCATGTTTGTAGAAACTAGCTTTTGCACCCCTTCTGATTGTAGGACCTCCTTTTTCAGGAACTGAATGTTTTCTTCTGAAAGTGACTGCAATAAGCTTGCTCCTTTAGCTATTGTGTTAGCCACTTCGAATGCCAACATAGATATTCTCTGCCCTCTTGAAGCCAAGCCCGTAACAAAGCCACTCCCTGCATTCAAATATGACATGCTACTTCCAAGTGTATCTAGAACGTCGACTGCCTTTTCTAATCCAACAATGCCGGCTTTTCCAAGATATGAGTTCCTCTGGGAAccctacaaaaagaaaaataaacatgaattgCATAGAAGCCACTTTCCCTACATAAATTGATCTCGGCATTTTAATTCATGCCATTGTTCTTCTAAAAAAAAGCATTCTTAGAGATAAGCCCAATATAATTGAAACTTTAGTTTATCTGGCAATTCAGTTGGCCAGCACAAGATTCTAGCTGATAACATCTTATGTGCTGCAACAAAGGAATATTTAGGTTCCATGGATACACGTGAATTTGGACACTGTATCATCAACATTGTTTATTTGCCCATTAGCTGCTCTTTCGGTCAATATTTAAATCGTTGCAGTCCATACATTTCCGACCTTGAAAGCTCATTACAACTAGAAACGATGTGGTAAAGCAAGCAATACCTTGGAAAATGCAATCCTGGCGGGTGTCGATGACTTCAATTCCCGGGAAAATTGTAATCCCAAGTCACCAGAATCGTCCCACTGTCGCGTTTTGTCGGAACCACTGCCATTGGCATGGGAATGTGAATCTGAATTTCCTTTTTGCTTACCAAAGCTCCTTTTGGACTTGAGCTTCCCTGAAAATCCTGTTGTGGTCTTTTGTTCAAGCTTTGTATTCCGCTCCTTTGTTCCAGAAGAACAAACACCTCCCATTATTCTTCAAGCACTTAGTTTTATCTCAAACAATACCCGAGTCTATATCTCACACAGAATTTaactggaaaaaaaaaaaacagaatcaTCCTTAATCCAGGCTATGTTTGTTAGTGATGAATCtctgaataaaaaataaaataaaaaagaaggaaatttgCAATCAAAGATTTTCTGTATAAAAGCCTGACAAAAGCTAAAACCAATATTTAGAATTAGATAAAACCAAAGAATCTTTGGATTTTTCCAATCAAACTTTACGGGAGAAAAAAAACGTTTCCACTAGATGATTCTACAATCAAATAAAGGATGATATGGAACAGTTTCCAAACCAATAATAACAAACCTGCTAAACAGAGAGGAACTGCAGAAGATGCAAGAAAAACCAAAGATAAGATTTGGTATggtaaaatgaagaagaaacagATAAGAGTCAGGGTTATACAGGAGACTGAAAAAGATTTACTCTGATTGACACGAAACTCCACAGAATCAAGGCGATATTTTCCCTTAAGATCGAAAAGACGCGTAAATAAGTTTCAAAGGCAAGGGATGGAAATGTGGTGGTGTTTCCAGGAGATTTGTAGTTTGACTGagaattgaattttggaattAGACTTTTAGTATGAAACATGCAGCCTTGGAAAGCATGGAAGCGACCCGTCTGGGCTTTGATTTCGTTGGTTCCCTCACATTCTCTGATTTGCCCCTCCCTCTCTctctcatttaaaataaatcaaatcctAAATTATATTCCCTCGTTTATTTCTTTgccctttttcaatttttctttttaaaaaagtatgtTAGTAACTTGCTCTTTATGtgatattcttttgtttttggttaCGTTTAAGATCATTAGAGATTACCATATCTTTGttgcttaaaaaaaattcagtacTACTAGATTCCAAGGccattgattttaaaatgtttaactGAAATTACTTTCGTTTTTATCTTAATGACGGATTCATAGGGATAACgtcaaagaaaattattaatcaGGTCCTGTTATCTGAGTTAGAGAAAGTatgtttatttcaataaaaacattaCAAATTCGGAGAAAAATAATCCTTTAGGAAATGCAAAACCAAAGAAATGAAATGTTGTTTGAATAGAAAAGTAGTAGCACAGGCtccatttgatatattatattccTCACTCTCcgacccaacattttgaagaTTACTTAAAAGACAGAAGAAAGACTAGTCAATGGCTATAGTTGGATAAATCAACTACAAAGGGACAGGAAAAGTGTTAAGAGGAGGAGGAACGAATTGTTGCCATCTGGGGGTTGAAAGTAAAGGTTGTTATAAACAATGAAACCCGCGTGTGAGTTTCTTATTCGTTGTTGCAGGCGCTGATGCTGCCGCCACAGCGgagagatttttttaaatgattccCCCGTTGACTTGGGATTTTGACTTTCATCGAAACTTGACACTTGATGggttttcttaattttcattaattttatatataaaatttttattttaattttattgtaaataattaaagtttcatttatGTTCGTTTTACCATCTACGAAGATTATCTTTTTTTCCAGAATTTGTGATTGTCCTCCCAACaatattatttctaatattCAAACTTGTTTTCTCTATTGCCAgtatttaattgtatatatttaaaatataattatatctatttaCTTTTATGTAGGATAAAAACAAGAGTAAATTAAACTAGTAGTTATTCATCTACTAGTATTTTTTGGTCAACTaactatgaaaaattacaaaatggtcatataactattcaattttatttttttggtcacTAGCTCAAAGctaacaacttttaaaattgtcGTAATAGCAACAACTTTaatcctcaacatttatattatgtcaatttagccttgattctaaaaaatctaatcctaaacatctattcattgtgtaatttggtcttttttgtattttgttttctttgtgaccctttcacctaaaaagctaaaaaataaatttatcaactaaatttgattgaaaatatacaaaaaaaaaacatgtttcctcattcttttaaaataaatcctCAACGTCACCAAAAAAactacagaaaaaaaaaagacttaattgatATCATTTATAAACGTTGAAGGTCTTTCTTTTAGATTCAAGACTAAATTCATATAGTTTATAAATGTTGGgggttaaagttgctattatgtcaattttaaaagttgtcacCATTAGCCAACtggtagaggtgctcatgggccgagCCGGGTTCGGGTcgggctcaactaaaaattcaagCCCATTTACTAGGCCTGGGCctaaaaatgggcctaaaattttgcccaatcTTGAcccggataaaaatgctaaaatcgGGCCCGACCTGACCCacccgtattaatttttatataatttttaaatatatataatacatcaaaaatactaaaaatatcaaaataaatatttcccaacaaattgaaaataaattttaaaaaatatgtagacttaaataacactaagataaatgcaacttaacaagcaaatgcctctaaaataataacaaatgcctttaaaataataacaaaattaacaataaaatagtttttgtacaatatccaaacaataactacaaaatagtagcaacataatagtaaaatggtagcaaaatagggacaacaagaaaataacattgaaaaacaaaaaaaaatagcagaTTTTTTGTCATTTAGTGAATTTGGGCCGACCCTTGCCCGTTTTTAaatgggccttatttttttgtccaagctcatttttcgggcttatattttttcccaaaccctcccatattttgggcgggcCTTTGGGCCTGATCGAGTGGCTCGACCCTAAAAAGAATTTTAGGTCTACCAAGTACTGGTGaccaaaaagacaaaattgaatagttggatgactattttgtaacttttcatggTTAAGTGAGCAAAAAAGAATTTTACTAATAGTTTGGTgacattttgtaacttttcataaaaccgaaaaaaaatagtaatagttgAGTGAATACTAgcatagtttaccctaaaaataatCAACTGTATATGTAAGATAGTACTATGTTGATAACAAACTtagtttgaaaatcaaaatataatcgAATAAGGTTATCACATAATATTTACGAATGGTGAGGACTCAAACAAGACACATCATGTTTTTGAAGACTTCAATCTTACAATGCTTTGTTagcaaatttatttttgttaattacaTGTTGTTTGAATTGGATAGAGATTTAATTAGAGGGGTTCATAGGTTAAGTTTGACTAGATTGAACCAAGTTTTTGTCAAGCCTATGAATGTTATTAATATCATGTATAATTGTCCAATCACAACTCAACTCGGGCTTCAAAAATTGTCCAAGTCCACTCATATTTCTAATTGACCAACCTAAGCCTATTTAGgctcatatttattaaaatgcttaattgatttttttattttttattaaatttaaacatacacaatttaacctattttaatatttattatttttcatatgacATAGATTACgcaacatataaaataaaataaaaaataacgtaacatcatataacataaaatttgaaaataggttGAGTCGGGTTTAAGAGTTCAAGCATgacctatattttaaatagatctaactttttttactcaaacttattttttaagCCTAATATTTTTGTCAAGGTTTTTAGAACCAGACAGTGGTTGATAGACCTATCCAGGGGCCGgacggcccggcccggcccgatggctcgcccgaaatatgggagggttcgggtaaaaatataggcccgaaatatgggcttgggcaaaaaaattaggcccgtttaaaaaacgggccgggcctcgggcaccacttttttggccccgacccggcccgacccggcccgaatataataaatatattatttttatttttattttttaattttaaaatacttttaaaattattttttatttttttatttttaaaatattttttaatgtttattttaaaaatgggccgggccgggctcgggcttatgatatttttcccgggccgggcatGGGAAAAATTTCATgctcatattttgggccgggcctaggaggcgggccaaaaaaatttttgggcccgacccggcccatggacaggtctagtggTTGAACaccattttaaataaataaataattaaaaatattaaaaataatttaaccaattttttctCCGATTCAAACGGTAAGTGTCGATTCTACAATTAACCGACCTAATAATTTACTTTAAACCAATACCTCAATTGGTTCCAACCGATTCATCCAATTTAACTagattttactttaaaaaaaaaagtttgaagataaGAATCTCCTTAAAGTTAGGTTCGAGTTTCCAATGGTTCTACCTGATATTCAATTAAGGGACTAGAAGTTAAGGATTTTGACTCAATATTAGTCTAACAGTTATGTATATTAGCTGATTCGCTAGAAAATTGGGCCAATCAAGCAATCCGGAGGCTGCAGAGCTATTGTCCAAAGTGCCATTTCCAAACTAATCAGGATTAGGAGTTTTTATTTCCTACAATTACAAACTAGACAATTTTGTTAGTTAAACGGTTAgtcgaaattaattaaatcttgatTCAGTTTTATTAGGTTAGAACGGAATTATACACTTCAtcgaaaaacaacaaaatagtacACCTAACCAATAACCCAATAACCGGACCACAATTATCCAACTCAGGGTCACGAACACGGCgggtaaaaactaaaaataagaacagaaattcctaaatacaagctcaattgaaaaacaaattggTAAAATGGCGCCTCACCACGCTCGATTGGCTCACTCTTTTACCCTTTCAATTGCTTCGTATGGGCGGTTAGTTGTTAACTCTGGTTCTCAATTGTCCTTCTCATgacagaacagacaaacagacAATCCTTCAAAAATATCATGCCACTctattaattgttattattattcgCATTTTCCTTCTTTAACATCTTCCCCTCAATAAATACTCCTTTCATTTCCTTCTCTCCACTCCAAACAACATTTAAGAAAACCCTTAAACCTCTttgccttttttatttttcgtttcatTTTCGACGAAATAACAATGAGGGAAATCCTTCACGTGCAAGGAGGCCAATGCGGGAACCAAATCGGATCCAAGTTTTGGGAAGTGATCTGCGACGAGCACGGTGTTGATCCTACCGGAAAGTACAATGGAGATGGATCATCCGATATCCAACTGGAGCGGATCGATGTGTATTACAACGAGGCTTCCGGTGGAAGGTACGTCCCTCGTGCGGTTCTCATGGATCTTGAACCCGGTACCATGGATAGTATCAGATCCGGTCCCATTGGCCAGATCTTTAGACCTGATAATTTCGTGTTTGGACAATCCGGTGCCGGAAACAACTGGGCCAAAGGTCATTACACTGAAGGAGCTGAGTTGATTGATGCTGTTCTTGATGTTGTTCGTAAAGAGGCCGAGAATTGTGATTGCCTGCAAGGTATATGTTGTTTTCTCTACTTATGTTCCCTCGTAATCTAAATCTGCGTTGGTTTTCGTGAAATTGATTCTATCTGTTCTTTCTTAATGCGGTATTTTTCTTTGATCCATTCCAACATAATTACTCCGCTCTATTTTTTTTCACCTCGAAGTTTGAAACTCCAATCCATTTGAGTTACCATGTCAATTTCATGATAACGATATAAAACCTTTTCTGCtgttcatcttttcattttctttccggGGATGGAAATACCAAGGTGAAATAATCTCATTTTTCCTATCCAATAAACTGCAATAAAGACGAGAAAGATCTTGAATGTTAAGATTAATAATTCACTGTGAACTGGCATGGAAGGTCTGCCAATTTGCTCAATTATTAAGCTTCGTTTTATCTGGTATGGAGGCAGTGAGCATGTGGTTTTATAGACATGTGATAGAAGATTATCTATATTTTCTATatgatatttttcattttatcttcCTTATACCGACAATCTTTTTCtgtattctatttttctttccaaaaattaacaaaaagttaGATCTTACACCACTTGATAAGCTTTTCGATGAATAAGGTGGAGCCTTGGGGGCCCTCACCAGCTCATCAGCATATATATGAATCCTTGCATTATTAACGAtgattttatcaatattttaatacatgAACCTATAGGAaaagtaaaagatttttaaagGAGCATGGAAAATGATAACTAACATGCTGTAACTatctaaaaattctaattacAGTATCTATCTAAAAATTATGACAATCACACAGTAAGCTGTAACATTGGCTCGAGTACCATATACTATCCAAAAATTGAGGACTAGTAGGTATAAACCTATTAAAAAATGGAAAGAGAAAACCATGACTCTAGATCCAGATCTATATGAAAAGGACAAATAATTAGTTTGTTTCTATTCTAATTATAgtaatatttatgttatgaatTATGATAATGGTGGATCATTGAACTAAGTTCCACATTAAGGGAACCCATACCTTCTGTGGTTTAATGTAAAGGCAGGATAATGGCTTACGTCATATATTAATATCCTTTTCTGGTGGCTCAGTTGTTCTGGAAACTTTTCCAATGAGTTCAGATTTGCcacactaattttttttttttgaataactGATTTTCTTACTTTCGATG
This sequence is a window from Gossypium raimondii isolate GPD5lz chromosome 5, ASM2569854v1, whole genome shotgun sequence. Protein-coding genes within it:
- the LOC105768917 gene encoding protein PSK SIMULATOR 2, which translates into the protein MGGVCSSGTKERNTKLEQKTTTGFSGKLKSKRSFGKQKGNSDSHSHANGSGSDKTRQWDDSGDLGLQFSRELKSSTPARIAFSKGSQRNSYLGKAGIVGLEKAVDVLDTLGSSMSYLNAGSGFVTGLASRGQRISMLAFEVANTIAKGASLLQSLSEENIQFLKKEVLQSEGVQKLVSTNMNELQSIAAADKRDELDIFSREVIRFGDRCKDPQWHNLGRFFSKLDVGNSLHKQARADAEQTMQELTSLAQYTSELYHELNDLGRFELEVKRKLEEAESLNLPKRGQSLMILQSELKQQRKLVKSLKKKTLWSRTLEEVVEKFVDIVTYMHQAISEAFGVPASVTKETTENPQSLGAAGLALHYANVIHQIDNIAARPAYLPPNIRDTLYRGLPPSVKTSLRSRLQSTDTKEERSISQVKDEMEKTLQWLVPVATNTTKAHQGFGWVGEWANTGIEFGKGGAANITLTRLQTLHHANKQKTDAYILELVTWLHHLTSLAKQRDQSFKPKPVRSPTYKGFVFHSKMQRFLSLEDGTKVQRIELCEEERNLLNKVTARRLIPGVSKSQELPLGKSKGIKVWALSRSTGNSPDRSFRARKLLKHPHSNILDVMDGLDLAT